The Blattabacterium sp. DPU genome includes a window with the following:
- a CDS encoding ribonucleoside-diphosphate reductase subunit alpha, whose product METHPIAEKEGWKVGKDFPVWANNELYLTTIKGGYLLYRETPFEAYKRLAKNAARILKKPKIEKKFFDIFWRGWLIPSTPIMVNLGTEKGLPISCFSGKIGDSMYEIYRKNLEMAILSKHGGGTSYDFSLVRPVGSSIKRGTLGTSDGIIPFIKSYDSTIVASKQGRTRRGAVAIYLNIEHKEYPEFLKIREPKGDINRQCHNVHQGVIISNSFMEKVLKKNGKERILWIDTLKERVKTGEPYLFFKENANRNIPENWKKYGLKIHHSNLCSEIMLPTDENHTLVCCLSSLNLYKYVEWKNTNTVFYAILFLDAVMQEFIDKGKHIRGIENAVHFAEKSRALGLGALGWHSYLQSNMIPFISTKSEILTHNIFRYIQLESQKATKYLAKEYGESEWNIGTGRRNLTLMAMAPNRSSAKLAGGLSQGVEPLAANIYVDDDSKGMHIRKNPYLEKILIKNGYNIPEVWEQIANEKGSCLGLTALSEEQKNVFRCFKEINQLELIKQASIRQKYIDQGQSINLSFHQNAPAKYINKVHIEAWKIGLKSLYYYRSESILRADTKNRDLYLESLL is encoded by the coding sequence ATGGAAACACACCCAATTGCAGAAAAAGAAGGATGGAAAGTAGGAAAAGATTTTCCCGTTTGGGCTAATAATGAATTATATTTAACTACAATTAAAGGGGGATACTTGTTATATCGAGAGACTCCTTTTGAAGCATATAAAAGATTGGCAAAAAATGCAGCAAGAATTTTAAAAAAACCAAAAATAGAAAAAAAGTTTTTTGATATTTTTTGGAGAGGGTGGCTAATTCCTTCTACTCCAATTATGGTAAATCTTGGAACAGAAAAAGGTTTGCCTATTAGTTGTTTTTCTGGAAAAATTGGAGATAGCATGTATGAAATATATAGAAAGAATTTAGAAATGGCTATCCTTAGTAAGCATGGTGGAGGAACATCTTATGATTTTAGCTTAGTTAGACCCGTAGGGAGTTCTATAAAAAGAGGAACATTAGGTACTTCTGATGGAATTATTCCTTTTATTAAGTCATATGATAGTACTATAGTAGCTAGTAAACAAGGTAGAACACGTAGAGGAGCTGTGGCTATTTATTTAAATATAGAACATAAAGAATATCCGGAATTTTTAAAAATACGAGAGCCTAAGGGTGATATTAATCGTCAATGTCATAATGTTCATCAAGGGGTAATAATTTCTAATTCTTTTATGGAAAAAGTATTAAAAAAAAATGGAAAAGAACGAATTTTGTGGATAGATACTCTTAAAGAGCGTGTTAAAACTGGAGAACCATATCTTTTTTTTAAAGAAAATGCTAATAGAAATATTCCAGAAAATTGGAAAAAATATGGATTGAAAATACATCATAGTAATCTTTGTTCAGAAATTATGTTGCCTACAGATGAAAATCATACTCTTGTATGTTGTCTTTCTTCTTTAAATTTATATAAATATGTGGAATGGAAAAATACAAATACTGTTTTTTATGCTATTTTATTTCTTGATGCAGTTATGCAAGAATTTATTGATAAAGGAAAACATATACGGGGAATAGAAAATGCGGTTCATTTTGCAGAAAAAAGTAGAGCCCTAGGTTTAGGAGCCTTAGGTTGGCATTCGTATTTACAATCTAATATGATTCCTTTTATTTCTACTAAATCTGAAATATTAACACATAATATATTTAGATATATACAATTAGAATCTCAAAAGGCTACTAAATATTTAGCTAAAGAATATGGAGAATCCGAATGGAATATAGGAACGGGAAGAAGAAATTTAACTTTAATGGCTATGGCCCCTAATAGGAGTTCAGCTAAATTAGCTGGGGGTCTTTCTCAAGGAGTGGAGCCTTTAGCTGCAAATATATATGTAGATGATGATTCAAAAGGAATGCATATTCGTAAAAATCCTTATTTAGAAAAAATACTCATAAAAAACGGATATAATATTCCAGAAGTTTGGGAACAAATAGCTAATGAAAAAGGATCTTGTTTGGGACTTACTGCTCTTAGCGAAGAACAAAAAAACGTTTTTAGATGTTTTAAAGAGATTAACCAATTAGAATTAATCAAACAAGCCAGTATACGTCAAAAATATATTGATCAAGGACAAAGTATAAATCTTTCTTTTCATCAAAATGCTCCAGCAAAGTATATCAATAAAGTCCATATTGAAGCTTGGAAAATAGGCCTAAAAAGCCTTTATTATTATAGGAGTGAAAGTATACTTCGTGCAGATACCAAAAATCGTGATTTATATTTAGAAAGTTTGCTATAA
- the rpsA gene encoding 30S ribosomal protein S1, translating into MSNQTEKIKIKSSPSYEIKNEKLNDQGNIKTSFDWTEYETHLNNDIQEKRKKFEEIYTKTLPDIQELEIYQGIITHISDKTIIVDIGFKAEGAIPISEFREDSNIQIGNNIEVMVVKIDYKGQCILSYQKAKMLRNWQRINEAYEKSEVILGYVAARTKGGLIVEIFDIECFLPGSHINVKPVRDYDTYVGKTMEIKVVKINQKTKNVVVSHKVLIERDIEEQKKEMISKLDKGQVLEGKIKNILPYGAFVDLGGVDALLHITDMSWPHISHPTEVVQLEQELKFVVLGVDKDKNRVQLGLKQLQPHPWNSLDKNLKVGSKVIGKISVIADYGAFVEIIPGVEALLHISEMSWSTDLSSTQDFVQIGDELEAVILTLDRQERKMSLSIKQLTPDPWINIQERYSIGSKHIGIVKKFTNFGVFIKLEKGISGIVYTNDLSWVKKIKHPSEFCSINNKLEVIVLALDTQARRLNLGHKQLTENPWEKYEKIYYVGSIHNGIISNFFEKGASVKFTENQKIEAFAPLRFLEKKDGTILKKGEKTNFKIIEFNKETKRIIISHTSIYRDRDKDQKKEQRVKNRKFERSTLGDIEGLAKLKEQIEKEKNK; encoded by the coding sequence ATGTCTAATCAAACCGAAAAAATAAAAATAAAATCATCCCCTTCATATGAAATTAAAAATGAAAAACTGAACGATCAGGGAAATATAAAAACAAGTTTCGATTGGACGGAATATGAAACTCATTTAAATAATGATATACAAGAAAAAAGAAAAAAATTTGAAGAAATATATACAAAAACTTTGCCAGATATTCAGGAATTAGAAATATATCAAGGAATTATAACTCATATTTCGGATAAAACTATTATTGTGGATATAGGCTTCAAAGCAGAGGGAGCCATTCCTATCAGTGAATTCAGAGAAGATTCCAATATTCAAATTGGGAATAACATAGAAGTAATGGTTGTAAAAATTGATTATAAAGGACAATGTATTCTTTCGTATCAAAAAGCAAAAATGTTAAGAAATTGGCAACGTATTAATGAAGCATATGAAAAATCAGAAGTAATATTAGGTTATGTAGCAGCTAGAACAAAAGGAGGATTAATTGTAGAAATATTTGATATAGAATGTTTTTTACCTGGATCACATATAAATGTAAAACCTGTTCGAGATTATGATACTTATGTAGGAAAAACTATGGAAATTAAAGTAGTTAAAATTAATCAAAAAACGAAAAATGTTGTTGTTTCTCATAAAGTGTTGATCGAAAGAGACATTGAAGAACAGAAAAAAGAAATGATATCGAAATTAGATAAAGGTCAAGTATTAGAAGGTAAAATAAAAAATATACTTCCTTATGGAGCCTTTGTCGATTTAGGGGGAGTTGATGCTTTGCTTCATATTACTGATATGAGTTGGCCGCATATTAGTCATCCTACAGAAGTAGTTCAATTAGAACAAGAATTAAAATTTGTTGTATTAGGTGTAGATAAAGATAAAAATCGTGTACAATTGGGATTAAAACAATTACAACCTCATCCTTGGAATTCTTTAGATAAAAATTTAAAAGTAGGGAGTAAAGTAATAGGAAAAATTAGTGTTATTGCTGATTATGGAGCTTTTGTGGAAATTATTCCAGGTGTAGAAGCATTGTTACATATTAGTGAAATGTCTTGGTCTACAGATTTATCTTCTACTCAAGATTTTGTACAAATAGGAGATGAGTTGGAAGCTGTTATATTGACTCTAGATCGTCAGGAAAGGAAAATGTCTTTAAGCATTAAACAATTAACTCCTGATCCGTGGATTAATATACAAGAAAGATATTCTATAGGATCAAAACATATTGGAATTGTGAAAAAATTTACCAATTTTGGTGTTTTTATAAAATTGGAAAAAGGGATTTCTGGAATTGTTTACACTAATGATCTTTCATGGGTTAAAAAAATTAAACATCCTTCTGAATTTTGCAGTATCAATAATAAATTGGAGGTAATTGTCCTTGCTTTAGATACTCAAGCAAGGAGATTAAATTTAGGACATAAACAATTAACAGAGAATCCATGGGAAAAGTATGAAAAAATTTATTATGTAGGCAGTATTCATAATGGAATAATATCAAACTTTTTTGAAAAAGGAGCTTCTGTAAAATTTACAGAAAATCAAAAAATAGAAGCTTTCGCTCCATTGCGTTTTTTAGAAAAAAAGGATGGAACTATTCTGAAAAAAGGAGAAAAAACTAATTTTAAGATAATTGAATTTAATAAAGAAACTAAAAGAATTATAATTTCTCATACCTCTATTTATCGTGATCGTGATAAGGATCAAAAAAAAGAACAACGTGTAAAAAATAGAAAATTTGAGAGATCTACTCTCGGTGATATAGAAGGATTAGCTAAACTAAAAGAACAAATAGAAAAAGAAAAAAATAAATAG
- the dnaE gene encoding DNA polymerase III subunit alpha, with product MYLIVDTETTGLPESYNFPITCVNNWPRMVQISWQSHDVLGNLIEFKSFIIKPDHYDIPFNAFKIHGITNEKAEKYGVDLSFVLHEFQKSFKKSQCLIGHNLEFDIKVIECEFFRKKIEISFKKKKTLDTKEVSTSYCKLEGKGNRKKFKWPTLSELYQKLFEEKIPNLHNAENDVKATARSFLELLRIGVISHQDLGIEENIILKFRSKFSQKISSSVVFFKENHTFLEKKEKIFIINENTLDDTLKEKLKKKKYSHIHNHTHFSILYSTIDIQSLVERAIHFNMPAVGITDYGNMMGAFHFLNTIHSINKKYNPEKSIKGIVGCEIFISGNYLQKKFTKEKPDKRYQQIFLSKNKKGYHNLSKLCSLGFTEGFYAGIPRIGKEIIEKYKENLIVLTGDLNAEIPYTILNYGEKKAERVFLWWKDLFGDDFYIELLRHGLEEEDYVNNILLKFSKKHHVKYIIQNNTFYLDKKEANAHDILLCVKNGEKQSTPIGKGRGYRFGFPNHEFYFKSTEEMKKIFFDFPESFDFLEELVNKIESYHLSHKILLPKFKIPKSFENPIDEIDGGNRGENHFLKKITFDGAKKRYKNITKKIQERILFELKTIEKIGYPGYFLIVQNFVSQARKMNISVGPGRGSVAGSIVAYCIEITNIDPMKYHLLFERFLNPDRISLPDIDIDFDDRGREKIIEWVVQKYGKHQVAQIITYATMGAKSSIRDTGRVLNLSLKETDRMAKMVPNMFSLKTILSKKNVQEKIISKEEMNNVQKLREIAKNQDTLKGKVLQQAEILEGTIRSTGVHACGIIISTNDIQGYIPVSVSKESDLLLTQFDNHVVEHVGLLKMDFLGLKTLTIIKDAISIIKKKHKDINLTEDSFSLKLEDEKTYHLFQKGETIAIFQYESPGMQRYLRQLKPDKFDDLIAMTALYRPGPLQYIPNFISRKHGEETITYDLPEMEDFLKETYGITIYQEQVMLIAQKIANFSKGEADVLRIAMGKKQKEKLNKMRNLFLNQAMNKGYPKNILEKIWKDWEYFSCYAFNKSHATCYAYIAFQTAYLKAHFPCEYMVSVLSNNMYNIKQLTFFMKECKRMNISVISPDINESDSFFKVMDSNCIRFGLAGIKGVGKNAVRILLQERKKNGPYTSIFNLVERIDLRVVNKKTLESLILSGSIDSFHIDREQYFHIGSNDKLSTLEKIIRFGSKSQKIKNKVDEPIIRKCDSWNNVYKLSKEKEVLGVYTSAHPLDDFYYEMKYFTNVSLDEFNKKEFFLIGKKMCVCGILSKIEKKTYIKNGIEYGIFVLEDYNSSKEFRIYGEQYLKYESLLIYNNPLYLCFSIEKSKYQKYKINISCIENLQNVWKKLVHKLIIRININSLNSAFIEKIEKLFSQQIGNKKLNIILYDKMDQVLLDFESKKYEININSNFLKKLEKIKGLDFFLN from the coding sequence ATGTACCTCATCGTTGATACTGAAACAACAGGATTGCCTGAATCCTATAATTTTCCAATAACTTGTGTCAATAATTGGCCAAGAATGGTTCAAATTTCATGGCAAAGTCATGATGTTTTGGGGAATTTAATAGAATTTAAAAGCTTTATTATAAAACCAGATCATTATGATATTCCTTTTAATGCCTTTAAAATTCATGGTATAACTAATGAAAAAGCAGAAAAATATGGAGTAGATTTAAGTTTTGTGCTTCATGAATTTCAAAAATCTTTTAAAAAATCTCAATGTTTAATTGGACATAATTTAGAATTTGATATAAAAGTTATTGAATGTGAGTTTTTTAGAAAAAAAATAGAAATTTCTTTTAAAAAAAAAAAGACTTTAGATACTAAAGAAGTTTCTACCTCCTATTGTAAATTAGAAGGAAAAGGAAATAGAAAAAAATTCAAATGGCCTACATTGTCTGAATTATATCAAAAACTTTTTGAAGAGAAAATTCCCAATTTACATAATGCAGAAAATGATGTCAAAGCGACTGCACGTTCTTTTTTAGAATTATTACGGATTGGAGTAATATCACATCAAGATTTAGGGATAGAAGAAAATATTATATTGAAATTCAGAAGTAAATTTTCCCAAAAAATTTCTTCTTCCGTTGTTTTTTTTAAAGAAAATCATACTTTTTTAGAAAAAAAAGAAAAAATTTTTATCATAAATGAAAATACATTAGATGATACATTAAAAGAAAAATTGAAAAAAAAAAAATATTCTCACATTCATAATCATACTCATTTTTCTATTCTTTATTCAACTATAGATATTCAATCTTTGGTGGAAAGAGCTATACATTTTAATATGCCAGCTGTAGGTATAACAGATTATGGAAATATGATGGGAGCTTTTCATTTTTTAAATACTATTCACTCTATTAATAAAAAATATAACCCCGAAAAATCAATTAAAGGAATCGTAGGTTGTGAAATATTTATATCAGGAAATTATCTGCAGAAAAAATTTACCAAAGAAAAACCGGATAAACGATATCAACAAATTTTTTTATCTAAAAATAAAAAAGGTTATCATAATTTATCAAAACTTTGTTCACTAGGTTTTACAGAAGGTTTTTATGCCGGAATTCCTAGAATTGGAAAAGAGATAATAGAAAAATATAAAGAAAATTTAATTGTTCTTACTGGAGACTTAAATGCAGAAATTCCATATACTATTCTAAATTATGGAGAAAAAAAAGCAGAAAGAGTTTTCTTATGGTGGAAAGATCTTTTTGGAGATGATTTTTACATAGAATTATTACGTCATGGTTTAGAAGAAGAAGATTATGTAAATAATATACTACTGAAATTTTCAAAAAAACATCATGTTAAATATATTATACAAAATAATACTTTTTATTTAGATAAAAAAGAAGCTAATGCTCATGATATTTTGCTTTGTGTAAAAAATGGAGAAAAACAATCAACTCCTATAGGAAAAGGAAGAGGTTATAGATTTGGGTTTCCGAATCATGAATTTTATTTCAAGAGTACAGAAGAAATGAAAAAAATATTTTTTGATTTTCCAGAATCTTTTGATTTTTTAGAGGAATTGGTGAATAAAATTGAATCTTATCATCTTTCGCATAAAATATTACTTCCAAAATTTAAAATTCCAAAATCTTTTGAAAATCCTATCGATGAAATAGATGGAGGAAATAGAGGAGAGAATCATTTTTTAAAAAAAATAACTTTTGATGGAGCCAAAAAACGTTATAAAAACATTACTAAAAAAATTCAAGAAAGAATTCTTTTTGAATTAAAAACAATAGAAAAAATTGGCTATCCTGGTTATTTCCTTATTGTTCAAAATTTTGTTTCTCAAGCCAGAAAAATGAATATCTCAGTGGGACCTGGAAGAGGTTCAGTTGCTGGATCTATTGTTGCTTATTGTATAGAAATTACTAATATAGATCCAATGAAATACCATTTACTTTTTGAACGATTTTTAAATCCTGATAGAATTTCTTTACCAGATATTGATATTGATTTTGATGATAGGGGACGTGAAAAAATTATTGAATGGGTTGTTCAAAAATATGGGAAACATCAAGTAGCACAAATTATAACATATGCTACTATGGGAGCAAAATCATCTATAAGGGATACTGGACGTGTATTAAATTTATCTCTAAAAGAAACAGATCGTATGGCCAAAATGGTTCCTAATATGTTTTCATTAAAAACAATTTTATCTAAAAAAAATGTACAAGAAAAAATAATAAGTAAGGAAGAAATGAATAATGTACAAAAATTGAGAGAGATAGCAAAAAATCAAGATACATTGAAAGGGAAAGTATTACAGCAAGCAGAAATCTTAGAAGGAACTATAAGAAGTACAGGAGTACATGCTTGTGGGATCATAATCAGTACAAATGACATTCAAGGATATATTCCAGTATCTGTATCAAAAGAATCAGATTTATTACTTACACAATTTGACAATCATGTAGTAGAACATGTTGGATTATTAAAAATGGATTTTTTAGGATTAAAAACCCTTACTATTATTAAAGATGCCATAAGTATTATCAAAAAAAAACATAAAGATATAAATCTTACGGAAGATTCATTTTCTTTGAAATTAGAAGATGAAAAAACTTATCATCTTTTTCAAAAAGGAGAAACTATAGCTATTTTTCAATATGAATCTCCAGGTATGCAAAGATATTTACGTCAGCTAAAACCTGATAAATTTGATGATTTAATTGCGATGACAGCTTTGTATAGACCGGGCCCTTTACAATACATTCCTAATTTTATATCCAGAAAACATGGAGAAGAAACTATAACCTATGATTTACCAGAAATGGAGGATTTTTTAAAAGAAACTTATGGAATCACAATATATCAAGAACAAGTTATGTTAATCGCCCAAAAAATAGCCAATTTTAGTAAGGGAGAAGCTGATGTTCTTAGAATAGCTATGGGAAAAAAACAAAAAGAAAAACTTAACAAAATGAGAAATTTATTTCTTAATCAAGCTATGAATAAAGGTTATCCTAAAAACATATTAGAAAAAATATGGAAAGATTGGGAATATTTTTCTTGTTATGCTTTTAATAAATCTCATGCTACATGTTATGCTTATATAGCTTTTCAAACGGCTTATTTAAAAGCACATTTTCCATGTGAATATATGGTATCAGTATTAAGTAATAATATGTATAATATTAAACAGCTTACTTTTTTCATGAAAGAATGTAAAAGAATGAATATATCTGTGATTAGTCCAGATATAAATGAAAGTGATTCTTTTTTTAAAGTAATGGATTCTAATTGTATTAGATTTGGTCTTGCAGGAATAAAAGGAGTGGGAAAAAATGCTGTAAGAATTCTTCTTCAAGAAAGAAAAAAAAATGGCCCTTACACCTCTATTTTTAACCTAGTGGAAAGAATAGATTTACGTGTAGTGAATAAAAAAACTTTAGAAAGTTTAATTTTATCCGGATCTATAGATAGTTTTCATATTGATAGAGAACAATATTTTCATATTGGATCTAATGATAAATTAAGTACCTTAGAAAAAATTATAAGATTTGGATCAAAATCACAAAAAATAAAAAATAAAGTAGATGAACCTATAATTAGGAAATGTGATTCATGGAACAATGTATATAAATTATCTAAAGAAAAAGAAGTATTAGGTGTTTATACTTCTGCACATCCTTTAGACGATTTTTATTATGAAATGAAATATTTCACAAATGTTTCCTTAGATGAATTCAATAAAAAGGAATTTTTCCTGATAGGAAAAAAAATGTGTGTATGTGGCATTTTATCTAAAATAGAGAAAAAAACATATATAAAAAATGGAATAGAATATGGAATTTTTGTATTAGAAGATTACAATTCTTCTAAAGAATTTAGGATTTATGGAGAACAGTATTTGAAATATGAATCACTTTTGATTTACAATAATCCGTTGTATTTATGTTTTTCCATTGAAAAATCAAAATATCAAAAATATAAAATAAATATTTCATGTATAGAAAATTTGCAAAATGTTTGGAAAAAATTGGTACATAAACTGATAATAAGAATTAATATAAACAGTTTAAATAGTGCATTTATTGAAAAAATAGAAAAACTTTTTTCTCAACAAATAGGAAATAAAAAATTGAATATAATTCTTTATGATAAAATGGATCAAGTTTTATTAGATTTTGAATCTAAAAAATATGAAATTAACATTAATTCAAATTTTTTGAAAAAATTGGAAAAAATAAAAGGATTAGATTTTTTTTTAAACTAA
- a CDS encoding argininosuccinate synthase domain-containing protein, which translates to MKIKVRVSHEKDTKYASLICEKIKESARIRGTGIAKKDPEYIKSKMIHGNAVIAFFDEKLAGFSYLDIFQNEEFVVNSGLIVFPEFRKQGLAKIIKTEIFKLSRKKFPNSKIFSITTSNPVIKINTELGFKPVSFSELTHSEEFWKGCQSCANFDILTRNQRKMCLCTGLLYNPSMNKNHKKNYLSYGDKIVLAYSGGLDTSYCLKYLIQEKYEVHTVIINTGGFHKYELDKIEERALKIGSKSHKTIDAIEEYYQNCIKYLIFGNILKNNTYPLSVSSERIFQAIKIAQYATCIQAKAIAHGSTGAGNDQIRFDVAFQIICPEKITLSPIRDRKVSRKEEIEYLKDKGVSICWDQAKYSINKGIWGTSIGGKETHTSYHDFPEEAYPTKLKKKKSENLELEFEKGELVSVNKEKGKAIKNIIKIEKIASEFAIGRGIHIGDTILGIKGRVAFEASAAIIIIKAHHLLEKHILTKWQLYWKEQLSNWYGMLLHEAQYLDPVMRDIEKFLKSTQERLTGTVYLILYPYRFHLVGIKSKYDLMTSSNMALYGEMNYAWTAEDVKGFTKILSNQMKIYHNLNNKKEQ; encoded by the coding sequence ATGAAAATAAAAGTTAGAGTATCTCATGAAAAGGATACAAAATATGCTTCCTTAATTTGCGAAAAAATTAAGGAGTCAGCAAGAATTAGAGGAACTGGAATTGCAAAAAAGGATCCAGAATATATTAAATCAAAAATGATTCATGGAAATGCTGTAATTGCTTTTTTTGATGAAAAATTAGCGGGATTTAGCTATCTTGATATTTTTCAGAATGAAGAATTTGTCGTTAATTCCGGTTTAATTGTTTTTCCTGAATTTAGAAAACAAGGATTGGCTAAAATTATTAAAACTGAAATTTTTAAACTTTCCAGAAAAAAATTTCCCAATTCTAAAATTTTTAGTATTACAACAAGTAATCCAGTTATTAAAATCAATACAGAATTAGGTTTTAAACCTGTTTCTTTTAGTGAATTAACTCATTCAGAAGAATTTTGGAAAGGATGTCAAAGTTGCGCAAATTTTGATATATTGACCAGAAATCAAAGAAAAATGTGTTTATGTACAGGTCTTTTATACAATCCAAGTATGAATAAAAACCATAAAAAAAATTATTTATCTTATGGAGATAAAATTGTTTTAGCTTATAGTGGGGGATTAGATACTTCTTATTGTTTAAAATATTTAATACAGGAAAAATATGAAGTTCATACAGTGATTATTAATACGGGTGGATTTCATAAGTATGAATTAGATAAAATTGAAGAAAGAGCTTTAAAAATTGGATCAAAATCACACAAAACTATTGACGCTATAGAAGAATACTATCAAAATTGTATAAAATATCTTATATTCGGAAATATTCTTAAAAATAATACTTATCCACTTTCAGTAAGTTCTGAGAGAATTTTTCAGGCTATTAAAATAGCACAATATGCCACTTGCATTCAAGCAAAAGCAATAGCTCATGGTAGTACAGGAGCGGGAAATGATCAAATTAGATTTGATGTAGCTTTTCAAATTATTTGTCCAGAAAAAATAACTTTATCTCCTATCAGAGATAGGAAAGTTTCTAGAAAAGAAGAAATTGAATATTTAAAAGATAAAGGAGTATCTATTTGTTGGGATCAAGCTAAATATTCTATAAACAAAGGAATTTGGGGGACTAGTATAGGAGGAAAGGAAACCCATACTTCTTATCACGATTTTCCGGAAGAGGCTTATCCAACAAAATTAAAGAAAAAAAAAAGTGAAAATTTAGAATTAGAATTTGAAAAGGGGGAATTAGTAAGTGTTAATAAAGAAAAAGGGAAAGCTATAAAAAATATAATAAAAATTGAAAAAATTGCTTCAGAATTTGCTATAGGAAGAGGAATCCATATAGGAGATACTATTTTAGGGATTAAAGGAAGAGTTGCATTTGAAGCTTCAGCTGCTATTATTATTATAAAAGCTCATCATTTATTAGAAAAACATATTCTTACAAAATGGCAACTTTATTGGAAAGAACAATTATCTAATTGGTATGGTATGTTACTTCATGAAGCTCAATACTTAGATCCTGTTATGCGTGATATAGAAAAATTTTTAAAAAGTACACAAGAAAGATTAACTGGAACTGTATATCTTATTCTTTATCCTTATAGATTTCATTTGGTAGGAATAAAATCTAAATATGATTTAATGACATCTTCTAACATGGCTTTATATGGAGAAATGAATTATGCTTGGACAGCAGAAGATGTTAAGGGTTTTACAAAAATTTTGAGCAATCAAATGAAAATATATCATAATTTAAACAATAAAAAAGAACAATGA
- the argC gene encoding N-acetyl-gamma-glutamyl-phosphate reductase → MIEIGIIGGAGYTAGELIRLMIHHPKISIKNIISKSHTGEFIHFVHQDLLGETKIKNIKFIRNLKNEKIDIVFLCSGHGQSIKELKNISENIKVIDLSQDFRIKIQSIFNNRNFVYGLPELQKETIRISNNIANPGCFATAILLAILPLAKNQLLKKNIHISAITGSTGSGRKLSDTNHFSWRNNNISAYKIFTHQHLQEIKQTIHQIQNNFDSKIYFVPYRGNFSRGIITTLYTHSVLSLEKNKEIYEEYYTNHPFVKISDINIDIKQVINTNKCILYLIKEKDQLIVISIIDNLIKGASGQAIQNMNLMFNLDETCGLRLKSIRF, encoded by the coding sequence ATGATTGAAATAGGGATTATAGGAGGAGCTGGATACACTGCTGGAGAATTGATTAGACTGATGATTCATCATCCAAAAATTAGTATAAAAAATATAATCAGCAAAAGTCACACAGGAGAATTTATTCATTTTGTTCATCAAGATTTATTAGGAGAAACAAAAATAAAAAATATAAAATTTATTCGTAATTTAAAAAACGAAAAAATAGATATTGTATTTCTTTGTTCTGGACATGGACAATCTATAAAAGAATTGAAAAATATATCAGAAAATATAAAAGTGATTGACTTAAGTCAAGATTTCAGAATTAAGATTCAATCTATTTTTAACAATAGAAATTTTGTGTATGGATTACCAGAATTGCAAAAAGAAACAATAAGAATATCTAATAATATAGCTAATCCCGGATGTTTTGCTACAGCTATTCTTTTAGCAATTTTACCATTAGCTAAAAATCAATTATTAAAAAAAAATATTCATATTAGCGCCATAACAGGTTCTACAGGATCTGGAAGAAAATTGAGTGATACCAATCATTTTAGTTGGAGAAATAATAATATTTCTGCTTATAAAATTTTCACACACCAGCATTTGCAGGAAATTAAACAAACGATTCATCAAATACAAAATAATTTTGATTCTAAAATTTACTTTGTACCTTACAGAGGTAATTTTTCTAGGGGAATCATAACAACTTTATATACTCATTCTGTTCTTTCTTTAGAAAAGAATAAAGAAATATATGAAGAATATTATACAAATCATCCATTTGTAAAAATTTCTGATATTAATATTGATATAAAACAAGTAATCAATACTAATAAATGTATTTTATATCTTATTAAAGAAAAAGATCAATTGATTGTTATAAGTATCATAGATAATCTCATAAAAGGAGCTTCTGGTCAAGCCATACAAAATATGAATTTAATGTTTAATTTAGATGAAACTTGTGGTTTAAGGTTAAAATCCATCCGTTTTTAA